The Brassica oleracea var. oleracea cultivar TO1000 chromosome C6, BOL, whole genome shotgun sequence genome includes a region encoding these proteins:
- the LOC106298341 gene encoding uncharacterized oxidoreductase At4g09670 isoform X1, with translation MADDSQIRIGVLSCTNIVRKVSRAINLAPNATVAAIASISNSIEEMKSFAASNNFPPTAKIHGSYESLLEDPDVDAVYFPIPASLHVEWAVRAAQKGKHILLDKPVALSVYEFDQIVEACEANGIQFMDGTQWIHNPRTAKIKEFLTDPATFGQLKTTPIFAFAFINRKRQKKKKVQSCFSFAANENFLKKDIRVKPGLDGLGALGDAGWYTIQASLLANSFRLPKTVTALPGHVLNDAGIVLSCGALLDWEEGVTATIYCSFLANVTMEITAIGTKGTLRVQDFVIPFQETEASFTTSTTDCLSEHKTMNEIPQEACMVIEFARLVGEIKNRGAKPDGFWLSFSRKTQVIVDAVKESLDNNLERVLVSGR, from the exons ATGGCCGACGATAGCCAGATCAGAATCGGAGTGTTGAGCTGCACAAACATCGTCAGAAAAGTCTCTCGAGCTATCAATCTAGCTCCAAACGCTACTGTAGCAGCCATAGCCAGCATCAGCAACTCCATCGAAGAAATGAAATCGTTTGCGGCATCTAATAATTTCCCTCCGACCGCGAAGATTCATGGCTCTTACGAGTCCCTTCTAGAAGATCCTGATGTAGACGCCGTCTACTTTCCTATTCCGGCTAGCCTCCACGTGGAGTGGGCTGTACGCGCCGCTCAGAAGGGGAAACACATACTGCTTGACAAGCCAGTTGCTCTTAGTGTTTACGAGTTCGATCAGATAGTTGAGGCTTGTGAAGCTAACGGGATTCAGTTTATGGATGGGACTCAGTGGATCCACAATCCTAGGACTGCTAAGATTAAGGAGTTTCTCACCGATCCAGCGACTTTTGGCCAGCTCAAAACC ACGCCAATATTTGCGTTTGCGTTCATAAATCGTAAGAGACAAAAAAAAAAAAAG GTGCAAAGCTGTTTCTCATTTGCAGCAAACGAAAACTTTCTAAAGAAAGACATACGTGTAAAGCCTGGTCTTGATGGTCTCGGTGCACTGGGTGATGCAGGATGGTACACAATCCAAGCATCTCTTCTCGCCAACAGCTTCAGACTTCCGAAAACAGTCACTGCGTTGCCCGGTCATGTCCTTAACGATGCAGGAATCGTTCTCTCTTGTGGTGCACTGCTCGATTGGGAAGAAGGGGTAACCGCAACAATCTACTGCTCTTTCTTGGCAAATGTAACAATGGAGATAACTGCGATCGGTACAAAAGGCACTCTCCGTGTCCAAGACTTTGTTATCCCATTTCAAGAAACCGAGGCCTCGTTTACTACAAGCACTACAGACTGTCTCAGTGAGCACAAAACTATGAATGAGATTCCACAAGAGGCGTGTATGGTGATTGAGTTTGCTCGGTTAGTTGGAGAAATAAAAAACAGGGGAGCTAAACCGGATGGTTTCTGGCTTAGCTTTAGCCGGAAGACGCAGGTTATCGTTGATGCCGTGAAAGAGTCACTTGATAATAACCTTGAACGGGTTCTTGTATCAGGCCGGTAA
- the LOC106298341 gene encoding uncharacterized oxidoreductase At4g09670 isoform X2 translates to MADDSQIRIGVLSCTNIVRKVSRAINLAPNATVAAIASISNSIEEMKSFAASNNFPPTAKIHGSYESLLEDPDVDAVYFPIPASLHVEWAVRAAQKGKHILLDKPVALSVYEFDQIVEACEANGIQFMDGTQWIHNPRTAKIKEFLTDPATFGQLKTVQSCFSFAANENFLKKDIRVKPGLDGLGALGDAGWYTIQASLLANSFRLPKTVTALPGHVLNDAGIVLSCGALLDWEEGVTATIYCSFLANVTMEITAIGTKGTLRVQDFVIPFQETEASFTTSTTDCLSEHKTMNEIPQEACMVIEFARLVGEIKNRGAKPDGFWLSFSRKTQVIVDAVKESLDNNLERVLVSGR, encoded by the exons ATGGCCGACGATAGCCAGATCAGAATCGGAGTGTTGAGCTGCACAAACATCGTCAGAAAAGTCTCTCGAGCTATCAATCTAGCTCCAAACGCTACTGTAGCAGCCATAGCCAGCATCAGCAACTCCATCGAAGAAATGAAATCGTTTGCGGCATCTAATAATTTCCCTCCGACCGCGAAGATTCATGGCTCTTACGAGTCCCTTCTAGAAGATCCTGATGTAGACGCCGTCTACTTTCCTATTCCGGCTAGCCTCCACGTGGAGTGGGCTGTACGCGCCGCTCAGAAGGGGAAACACATACTGCTTGACAAGCCAGTTGCTCTTAGTGTTTACGAGTTCGATCAGATAGTTGAGGCTTGTGAAGCTAACGGGATTCAGTTTATGGATGGGACTCAGTGGATCCACAATCCTAGGACTGCTAAGATTAAGGAGTTTCTCACCGATCCAGCGACTTTTGGCCAGCTCAAAACC GTGCAAAGCTGTTTCTCATTTGCAGCAAACGAAAACTTTCTAAAGAAAGACATACGTGTAAAGCCTGGTCTTGATGGTCTCGGTGCACTGGGTGATGCAGGATGGTACACAATCCAAGCATCTCTTCTCGCCAACAGCTTCAGACTTCCGAAAACAGTCACTGCGTTGCCCGGTCATGTCCTTAACGATGCAGGAATCGTTCTCTCTTGTGGTGCACTGCTCGATTGGGAAGAAGGGGTAACCGCAACAATCTACTGCTCTTTCTTGGCAAATGTAACAATGGAGATAACTGCGATCGGTACAAAAGGCACTCTCCGTGTCCAAGACTTTGTTATCCCATTTCAAGAAACCGAGGCCTCGTTTACTACAAGCACTACAGACTGTCTCAGTGAGCACAAAACTATGAATGAGATTCCACAAGAGGCGTGTATGGTGATTGAGTTTGCTCGGTTAGTTGGAGAAATAAAAAACAGGGGAGCTAAACCGGATGGTTTCTGGCTTAGCTTTAGCCGGAAGACGCAGGTTATCGTTGATGCCGTGAAAGAGTCACTTGATAATAACCTTGAACGGGTTCTTGTATCAGGCCGGTAA